In the Roseimicrobium gellanilyticum genome, one interval contains:
- a CDS encoding MBL fold metallo-hydrolase — protein MSGHTGLQLTFLGTATSVGVPMIGCDCDTCRSGDPKDKRLRSSIYLETPECSWIVDTGPDFRTQCLRENIRRVDAVLISHPHMDHLTGFDDLRRFTIGEDAVMPVYAMPSCLDALNRIFYFSFLRENRWRGYLKAEAKPIEGNFALGETEIVPLPVEHGKHETIGFMFVRGGKKLCAYMSDCKVVPPATMELIRGVETLVCDALRHTPHPTHMNFAEALALRDILQPRETWFTHIQCEIMHAREEAKLPDGVRIAYDGLKLRWQDEEQFSAR, from the coding sequence ATGAGCGGACACACGGGACTGCAACTGACCTTCCTCGGCACGGCGACCTCCGTGGGCGTGCCGATGATTGGCTGCGATTGCGACACCTGCCGCAGCGGTGACCCGAAGGACAAGCGGCTGCGTTCTTCCATCTACCTGGAGACGCCCGAGTGCTCGTGGATTGTGGATACCGGCCCGGACTTCCGCACGCAGTGCCTGCGGGAGAACATCCGGCGCGTGGATGCCGTGCTCATCTCACACCCGCACATGGATCACCTCACGGGCTTCGATGATCTGCGGCGCTTCACCATTGGTGAAGATGCCGTGATGCCGGTGTATGCCATGCCCTCATGCCTCGATGCACTGAACCGCATCTTCTACTTCAGCTTCCTGCGCGAGAACCGCTGGCGCGGCTACCTGAAAGCGGAAGCAAAGCCCATCGAGGGAAACTTTGCATTGGGTGAGACCGAGATCGTTCCGCTGCCTGTGGAGCATGGGAAGCACGAGACCATCGGCTTCATGTTCGTGCGCGGTGGAAAGAAACTGTGCGCGTACATGAGCGACTGCAAGGTGGTACCCCCCGCCACGATGGAGCTCATCCGTGGTGTGGAGACCCTCGTCTGCGACGCCCTGCGCCACACGCCCCACCCCACGCACATGAACTTCGCCGAGGCGCTGGCGCTGCGGGATATTCTCCAGCCCCGTGAAACATGGTTTACCCACATCCAGTGCGAAATCATGCACGCGCGCGAAGAGGCCAAGCTGCCCGACGGTGTGCGCATCGCCTATGATGGGCTGAAGCTGCGCTGGCAGGATGAAGAGCAGTTTAGCGCGCGTTGA
- a CDS encoding DUF6990 domain-containing protein: MSFAGVSVERLRLAGFSKGWQLEYATGPHDEDRLIKDMPPLRLGMRVQFLDLPEGIAITAHATLSRPDFSALINALMNEPQGHEFPLEVWVLEALADRALIQFEDILSKQLSESEKRVESFDWNSKLEHFIHHRPDSPGTRQLAHLAALAYKGDLSKLLDYQDAFAKGKRLNFATMISSEVMERAVDIAALR, encoded by the coding sequence ATGTCTTTCGCTGGTGTATCCGTCGAACGTTTGCGTCTGGCGGGTTTTTCCAAGGGCTGGCAGCTGGAGTATGCGACGGGTCCTCATGACGAGGACAGGCTCATCAAAGACATGCCGCCTTTGCGCCTCGGCATGCGCGTGCAATTCCTCGACTTGCCGGAAGGCATTGCCATTACTGCCCATGCAACCCTCAGCAGACCGGATTTCAGTGCCCTCATCAACGCCTTGATGAATGAACCGCAGGGGCATGAATTCCCGTTGGAGGTCTGGGTCCTTGAGGCATTGGCGGATCGCGCGTTGATTCAGTTCGAGGACATACTAAGCAAACAACTGTCTGAGTCGGAAAAGCGCGTGGAGAGTTTTGATTGGAACTCGAAGCTCGAGCACTTCATCCATCACCGGCCGGATTCGCCTGGTACCCGGCAACTGGCACATCTTGCAGCGCTGGCTTACAAGGGAGACCTCAGCAAGCTCCTGGATTATCAGGACGCCTTCGCGAAGGGGAAGCGGCTCAATTTTGCCACCATGATCTCATCGGAGGTGATGGAACGAGCCGTGGACATTGCCGCCCTGCGCTGA